The DNA segment CCTCAAAATCGTGTTACTGACCACAGAATTGGTTTAACAATTCAAAAACTGGACCAAATTATGGAAGGCAAACTTGATGAGATACTAGAAGCACTTCGTATAGCTGAACAAGCTGAAAAAATGGCAGAACTTAATAAAGGTGAAGAACTATAATGAACAGAAGGCAAGCTATAACAAAGGCTTGTCTTCTTTTGAGAAGACAAGCAAAAGAAGAGAGTTTAGCACGATTTTTACTAATGTATATGTTAGATGAAATGCGTGAATTTAATGAGAATTTAGCACTTGAATTAACAGAAGAAGATGAACAAAAATATTTTCAATTAATTAATAAACACATAAAAGATGATACTCCACTTAGTCATTTAGTGGGATTTGAATATTTCTATGATAGAAAATTCAAGGTAACAAGTGATGTATTATCTCCAAGAATGGAAACAGAAGAACTTGTTTACAAAGTAATTGATTATATTAGAAAAAATAATCTAACTAATATAAAGATATTAGATCTTTGTACTGGAAGTGGAATTATAGGTATTACATTAAAAAAAGAATTAGAAGAATTTGATGTCAAAATTTTAGCAAGCGATATTAGTAGTAGAGCACTAACGGTCGCAAAAGAAAATGCTAGTTCTTTGGAAGTAGATATATCTTTTGCTGAATCAGATTTATTTTCTAATATACAAGATAAGTTTGATATAATAGTATCTAATCCCCCGTATATTGCACATGATGATAAGAAAACTATAAAAGAAAATGTCTTAAATTATGATCCTCATTTAGCATTATTCGCTGATGAAGAAGGAATGTACTTTTATAGAAATATAATAGAGAAATCTAGACCATATTTAAATGAAAAAGGAATTATGTTTTTCGAGATAGGCTATGATCAAAAAGAAAAAATAATTACCTTAGGAGAAAATAATAAGTTTGAAACTGTCGTTTATAAAGATATAAATGGTAGAGATAGAATAGCGGTATTGAAATCACAAATATAAAAAAATACGAAGTATGACCATATTAAAAATTAAGCGTCAAACTTCGTATTCTTTATATTATTAGTGTATTATTATAATTCTCTATAAACCCCAACGCATTCCCCTATGATTTCAACATTTCGAGTGACTATAGGCTCATAATCTGGATTGCAAGGATAAAGAATTACATTATCATTTTTAACGAAAATCTTTTTTAACGATGCTTCATTCCATTCAGTCAAACGAACAGCTGCAATTTTACCATTGCGGACAGAAGACTGTTGACGGATAAAAACTAAATCTCCGTCAAAAATTCCAGCCTCGATCATACTATCTCCTTTGACTCGAAGAGCGAAATCAGCACCCATTCCTTGATCTATAAAAATATGTTCATCATATTCTTCTTCTATATAAACCCCATCTCCAGCACAAATAGTTCCCAGTATTGGAAGTTTAGAAGTGTTGTCGATATACTCATCTGAATCTTCATCAGAAGAGGAAGTTATATGTTCTTCCACAAACATATTATCACAATCACCCACTAACCAATCAGGATTAACAGATAAATACTCAGCAATAGCAAGGAGTTTATCTCTTTTAGGAACATATTTTCCTTTTGACCAATCACTAATAGACGAAGGAGTGATTTTAGTAGAGCGGGCAAGCTCTGCTTGTTTTATATTTTTTTCTTTTAAACACTGTTTGAATCTGATACTAAATGTAGTTGTCATAATAATCTATCCAATCTTCACTTTATTCTTATCTTAAATTATAAAGTAATCCGTAGTAAAAATCAAGTATATTTATAAAAAAATTAAGAAATATGAATTTTATACTTGATTTTCGGTTTTCCGTATGTTATTATATTAATAGAGAATAAATTAAGATTTACGTACAAAAAGAAAGAAGGTAATTTTATGTTTATATATTGGGTGATTATTGTATTTTTATTAGCGAAAGTATTTACTTTCTTTGAAACTAATAAGTTAAAAGTTGTAAAAAGAAACAAAATTAATCGTAAAGTTTATTAAGAAAACTTTATACGGAAAAATTTATGTATAGTTTAACAATACCAATAAAGAATAAAAAATAAATAGATATACTGTATTACGTTATGTATAGAACTAATATCTATTTGTTTTTTATTTTATCAAAAAAGTGTATAACGTTTTCTTAATAGTTTTTATTTTAAAAGTATGTACACTTGTTTAAAATTATTGTATAATGAAAAATATAATAATTAACTAGGAGGATTTCTTAAATGAAATTAGTATTAACTAGACATGGTGAAAGTCAATGGAATCTTGAAAATAGATTTACTGGATGGGTTGATGTTGATATCACTGATAAAGGAAGACAAGAAGCTATTAAAGGTGGACAAACTTTAAAAGAATTAGGTCTTACTTTTGATGTAGCTTATACTTCATATCAAAAACGTGCAATTAAAACATTAAACTTATTTTTAGAGGAATTAGATTTATTATGGATTCCTGTTTATAAAAGTTGGAGACTAAACGAAAGACACTATGGAGCTCTTCAAGGATTAAATAAAGCTGAAACTGCCGAAAAATATGGAGATGAGCAAGTACACATTTGGAGAAGAAGTTTTGATGTAGCACCTCCACAAGTAGATAAAAATAGCGATATGTACCCTGGAAATATTGATAGATACAAAGATATTCCAGAAGGAGAAATCCCAACAGGAGAAAGTTTAAAACTTACTATTGATAGAGTGCTTCCTTATTGGGAAAGCGATATATCTAAACAAATAAAAGCTGGTAAAAATGTTCTTATTTCTGCTCATGGAAATAGTTTAAGAGCGTTAATCAAATACTTATTAAATATCTCGGACGAAAAAATCTTAGATCTTAATTTACCAACAGGTACTCCATTAGTATTTGAAATCGATGAAAACTTAAACATCATCTCAGCACCAGAGTTATTCTAATTAAGAATATGAAAAAATTAATTATAATGATTACAGCCTTGCTTTTATTGCAGGGCTGTAGTCCTAAAGAAAAGTTCTCAACAGAACAGCTCCAAAATCTTACAAATTCAGTAACGATTAACCAGCTAGAAAAAACTGAATTTAACGTAGGAGAGAATAAACTGGTTATTACTACTAATGAAGAGGTTGTAACCAAAGAAGAATTAGATAAATTATTATCAACATTAAAAATTAATAATTTCTCTGGAAAGCAACTTGTTGAAAAATCAATTAATTCAAAAGAATTTGATAATAAAGATTTCAATATAGAGATAGTCACTAAAAATAGCAATAGTATATCATTTAATACTAGTGGTGTTGATAACAAAAAATATAGTGTTGATAACAAAAAATATTCAGTTGACTATATAAAAAATAAACTATTAAATTTTACAAAAGATTTGATAGCATTAGATGAACTTGCAGGAACGATTGAAACAGATCTTAACAAAGGAAGAGGCTTAGAGAATAAAGTCAATAGCTTTAATGAAGTGAAAGAACGTATAACCTCAGATATCACTTTTTTTAAATCATTATCTATTGAAAACACTGAATATGATAAACTCAACGAATTAACCAGCCGTTTATCAAGAATTGAAAAATTAACTCCAGTAATTATTAATGCAGTAAATAGTTCAATTGCATCTAAGAACGGTTCAGCGATAGCTTCTGCATTTTTAATTATCAATGATATAGATAGACTAGCTCGTGAATTAGCTAAAATTTAAAAAACTTTCGAAATAATTCGAAAGTTTTTTTAAATAAAATCTTCAGGTTTTATGTCATTCATTCCTATCATAGGGTCAATGGTATTAAGGTTTTTATACGTTAAAATATAGTCTTCATTTAGTTCTATATTTATTTTTTTTGTTTTCTCATTAGTAAAGAAAGTAGATAATGCTGTTTGCCTTATTACTGTATTAGTAGGTTCTATTGATTTATAAAACACATTTGGATTCCCACATAAAATTAATTTTTTCTTAGCACGAGTTATAGCGGTATACGTTAGATTTTTATTTAACATAAAGTTATAACTATCAATAAACGGTATAATTACATTCTCAAATTCCGAACCTTGGGCTTTATGAATCGAACAAGCATATGATAGGGTTATTTGATTAAGTTCTTGTTTTTCATATGTTACAAAGTTATCATCATAATCAATAACTATTTTTATTTTTCCAGCCTCTTTAAAAATATCATAAACATAACCTATATCCCCGTTGAAAATATTGTCTTCTGGACGATTTACAAGCTGCATAACTCTATCATCCACCTTATATATTAAATCTCCATATTCAACTTGAAGTTCATTTTGGTTAAAGAGAGTTTGAATTGTTTTATTGATTTCATTGATACCAGCGCCTCCTTTATAAATAGGTGCTAATATTTGAATTTTTTCCTTTTTTGATTCTTTTAATATACTATCATATGTGGTAGTAATGACATCCAGTACTTCATTTTTAGTTGCTAATAGAAATTCTTTATCATCAAAATTTTCAAGTATATCAAAAGGAATATTATTTCTAATAGAGTGGGAAATATTTATTATGCTTGAATGCTCACTTTGTCTAAAAACTTTATTTAATTTAACAGTTGGAATTACTTGAGCGTTAATTAAATCGTTAAGGACATTTCCTGGAGCAATTGATGGTAATTGATCGTTGTCTCCAACTAAAAGAATTTTTGCATCAGGGTGAATTATTTTAAGTAAATTATACATTAAAAATACATCAATCATACTAGTTTCATCAATTATGATTAATTCTGATTTTATCCTTTTTTCACTAACAAACTCTTCCATATCCTCATCTTCTACCGTCCAACCTATAGCCTTATGTATTGTTGAAGCGTAAAGACCTGTGCTTTCTGCCATACGTTTTGCAGCTTTACCAGTCGGAGCACATAGTGTCAATATACTTTTGGTTTCATCTTGAAGGTCTGAAAGGCTATAATTGTTAAGTTTTTGAAATACCTTTATTATTGCAAGAATAATTGTTGTTTTTCCCGTTCCAGGCCCTCCAGTTAATATAGAAAAGTTATTAATTATAGAGTTTTTAATAGCAGCTATTTGTACGATGTCATATTCGATTCCAAGTTCTTCTTCAATTTCGCCAATATACTTATCTAAAAGTTCATCACTAATGTCTACAGAATTTTGTTTGTCAAGTCGGCGTTCTATATCATTGTATATTGCATATTCTGAATAGTAAATTTCTGGAAGAAAGATTTTTTCTTCTAGTTCTACTAGTTTTCCTGTATCTAAACAATAGGTAAGAGCGTTTAATATATCTTCTTTATCTACTGCTATATTACGTGATGAATATAGAACATTAAATGTATTATAAAGTAATGCGTTTTTCATTATATATGTATTTCCAGTAGAAAAACAAAATGTATTTACCGTATAAATAAAACCATATAATATTCTTTCACGATCGTTAGCTTCTATATTATTAATTTCAGCTATTTTGTCAACAGTTTTAAAATTAATACCTTTTATATCTTTAATAAGAGAATATGGATTTTCTGTTATTGTGCGTAGTGTATTATGTTTGTAAAAGTTATAGATTTTTAAAATAAGATTATTACTAAGATTATATTCGTTTAATTTCAAAATGATATCTTGAGTTTGTTTGTTGGCTATTATTGTGTTATAGATAATATCTTTTCTTGAAGTTGGAATACCTTTAATATCGTATAGTGTAGTTTTATCATCATAAATTTTATCTAATGCTTCTACACCTAAACTATCGACTATTAATTCTGCGGTTTTTCTTCCGATACCTTGAAAAATGGAACTAGATAAATAAGAAACAATCGCATCTTTATCTTTTTCAATTACAGGTTCCGCAACAATCGCTGAAAGTTGTGTTCCATATTTTCTATGTTGAACTATCTGACCTTTAAATGAATATAAATCATCTTCAATAAAATCAATATCATCGAAAGTTCCTACGACACTAAGATAGTCACCATCTACGAAATCATAATTATCATTTAAAAAAATTGATAAAATATAATAATTATTTTCTTTGTTATGAAAAATAATCTTACTTAGATAACCTTCTACATTCTTCATAATAAACTCCTACACATTTTAATTATATTAATAATAATATATAATTTTGAAAAAGTCTAGTTTAGTAAAAAATTATATATAAACATTTTTTATTTTCAATTATATTCAATATCTGTAATATATATTAAAAAAATATGTGTTTTTACTTTGTTATTATATATAATCGCAAGAATATAATGAACTTATAAAAAATAATAAACTGTTACAGTTTATTTATTTTGTTTTCTCTTTATTTTTTTATAAAAATAGGATATAATGTAATTACAAATAAAACGATTTCAAAGGAGATATTTTTATGAATGAATTAAAGAAGACTATAGGCTTTATGCCTGCATTTATGACGGTTATTGGATCGGTAATCGGGGCAGGGGTATTTTTTAAAGCCGCTGTTATTTATAAAACTACCGGAACTATGAGTTTAGGGGTACTTGCATGGGTATTGGCTGGAGTTATTACAATTTGTGCAGGCCTTACTGTAGCAGAACTTGCCGCTTCTATTCCTGAAGTAGGAGGGATGGTTGTTTGGATAGAAAAAACATACGGGAAAACAGCTGCCTTTCTTCTTGGATGGGCGCAATCAATTATTTACTTTCCTGCAATGATAGCAGCGCTAGCTGTTATATTTTCTACTCAAGTTCTTAGTTTATTAAATTTAGATAAAACATGGCATATACCTATTGCATTTATAACAGCTGCTTCACTTATGTTTTTAAATTTTTTAGGTGGGAAAACGGGGGGAATTATACAAACAGTAGCTACCATTTGTAAATTGATACCATTGGGAGCTATTATAATTTTTGGGTTATTCCAAGAAAATTCTCAACCTTTACAATTATTCCCAATAGAAGCTGGAAAAGATATTTCATTTGTTGGAGGTTTAGGTGGAGCACTACTTGCTGCAATGTTTGCATATGAAGGTTGGACTAATGTAGGAAGCATGGCAGGAGAAATGAAAAATCCTAAAAAAGACTTACCTAGAGCTATCTTTTTAGGTCTAGCAGTCGTAATGGCAGTCTATGTTCTTATAAATATTGCATATTTAATGAGTTTACCTCTAGATAGAGTTGCTGGGAACCAAACAGTAGCCAGTGAAGTTGCTGCTAAATTGTTTGGTGGGCTAGGTGGTAAAATACTAACAATTGGTATTTTAATAAGTGTTTACGGAGCTATAAATGGATTCACTATGGCTGGTATTCGTATTCCATACGCTATGGCATTGAGCGATCAAATACCTTTTAAACATGTTTGGACAAAATTAAATAAAAGTGCAATTCCTGTAAATTCAGGTTTACTACTTTTAGTAATGTCTGGAATTATGATGTTAACAGGAAGCTTTGATATGTTAACAGATTTATTAGTATTTGTAATGTGGTTCTTCTATACTGCAACATTCTTTGCAGTTATAATATTACGTAAGAAAGACCCTGATTTAGAACGCCCATATAAAGTGCCGTTATATCCTATTATCCCTATGATAGCTATTTTAGGAGGTTTATATACCTTAATTAGTACATTAACATCTCAAATTACATTAGCACTCGGAGGAATTGGTTTAACATTAATAGGATTGCTATTCTATACTGAACTACATAAAAAATTTAAAAAATAATCTGAAATTAAAAAATATCTACTTCTAGTATTTAAAAGAGAAGTAGATATTTTATTTTAATTACAAAATAAGTTTCGTTATGGCAATTTTTTTTATAAAGTGTTATAATTATATGGTAATAAAAAAGGAGGATTAGGTTTGTGATTACTGTAAGGAATGTATTTGATCATTTAAATAAACTCGCAGATATAAAACTCGCTGAAAAGTGGGATAATGTCGGTTTGATGCTAGGAGACTTTAATAGTGAAGTTAAGAATGTGTTGGTCTGTCTAGATGTAACAACAATAGTAGTTAATGAAGCAATAACAAATAATATCGATTTAATTATTTCTCATCATCCATTAATATTTAAACCACTGAAATCACTTGATTTTACAGTTGATTTCAAATCTAATATCATAAAATCTTTAGTTAAAAATGATATTTCAGTTATTTCATTTCACACTAATCTAGATTCAGCGACATATGGTTTAAATGATTTTCTCGCGAAAAAATTAGAATTGAAAAATATACGCATACTTTTTGAACATGAAACATATAAAAATGCTGGACTAGGTAGAATAGGGGAGTTATCAGAAGAATTTACTCAAAAGGAGTTTATTACATATATAAAAGAAAAGTTCAATTTGGAGACTATTTCGGCGGTATTAGGAAATAACGATAATATAAAAACAGTAGCCCTTCTAGGTGGAAGTGGAGCTGATTTTATCTATACATTACCTGAAGTAGATATTTACTTAACAGGTGATGTAGGATATCATGTAGCTTTAGATACATTAGAAATGAAAAAAAATATCATAGATGTGGGACATTTTACAGAACATCTTGTAAAAGACTTACTTCTTGAATACATAGGCGAATTGTCTATAAATGTACAAAAATCTAAAGTCGAACAATCGCCATTTAAAACACTATAAGGAGGAACATACATGGCCAAAGCAACACCAACTATGGAAGACTATATAGAAGTCATTTATTCATTAGTAAAAACTAAAGGTTATGCAAGAAGTGCGGATATAGCAGAAAAATTAGAAGTTTATCCTTCAACTGTAACAAAAATGTTAAAAAAACTTGATGCTGAAGGGTACATAGTCTACGAAAAATATCGCGGGATAGCACTAACTGATATAGGAAAAAAAATGGGAGAATACGCTCTTACTAGACATGAATTATTAGAAGAATTTTTACTTTTAATAGGGGTAGATAAAGATAAAATCTACGAAGAAGTTGAAGGTATAGAACACCATTTTGGACGAAGTTCTCTTGAAAAAATAAAAGAACTTATGGACTATCTTAAAAAAAATAATTATAAAGCATAATGGAGAAATGGCGTGGCAGATAAAGAATATTTAAATTTATGTAAAACTATTTTAGAAAATGGAATCACCAAAGATGATAGAACAGGCGTAGGAACTAAAAGTATTTTTGGATATCAAATGAAGTTTGATTTAAATAAGGGATTCCCTTTATTAACAACAAAAAAAATCAATTTTAACTTAGTTTGGTCTGAATTGCTATGGTTTATTAAAGGTGATACAAACATCAAATTTTTATTAGAAAATAAAAATAATATTTGGAATGAATGGGCGTTTAAAAAGTGGATTGAAAGTGAAGAATATACAGGCCCTGACATGACTGATTTTGGACATAGAGTACTTAAAGACAAAGATTTTGCAGAAGAATATAAAAAACAAATGAATATTTTTAAAGAAAATATCCTTAATGATGACAATTTTTCTACAAAATTCGGCGATTTAGGAAATGTTTATGGTAAACAATGGCGAAATTTTAATGGTATTGATCAATTAAAAAATGTTATTGAACAAATAAAAATAAATCCCTTATCACGTCGCCTAATTGTTTCAGCTTGGAATCCAAGTGAAGTGGATACTATGGCTCTTCCACCATGTCATACTATGTTTCAATTTTATGTAAGTGATGGTAAGCTTAGTTGTCAGCTTTATCAACGTAGTGCAGATGTTTTTTTAGGAGTCCCATTTAATATTGCCTCATACTCGTTACTTACTATTTTAATTGCTAAGGAATGTGGATTAGAAGTAGGCGAATTTGTTCATACACTAGGAGATGCTCATATTTATGTAAATCATTTTGAACAAGTTAAAGAACAAATGTCAAGAGATGCCTTTAAACTTCCTAGTCTTAGACTAAACGAGTTTGATAGTATTTTTAATTTAGAAATTAGTGATGTGGAGCTAATAGATTACGAAAGCCATCCATTTATAAAAGCTCCTATAGCAGTTTAGTCAGGAGGATGAATTTTATGTTATCTTTAATTGTAGCATATGATAAAAATAAATCTATTGGAAATGAGAATACTATACCGTGGCGCCTTCGTGCAGATATGTTAAGAGTTAAAGCTCTAACGACGAATCAAACTATAATTATGGGTAGAAAAACACTTGATAGCATAGGGCGAGCTCTTCCAAATAGAATAAATAGGGTGTTAACTAAGAATCCAGAATTATTGAAAGATTACAATGATATTGAAATTTATACAGATGATAGTATTTTAGAAAATACAACTACTCAAAAGGTATTTATTTTTGGTGGTGGTACAATTTATGAAAAATATTTCGATAAATGTGATGAAATGTTCATAACTGAAGTTGACACCATAGTGGAGGCGGATACTAAGTTTCCAAATTTCGATGAAAATAATTGGGAACTCATTAGTCGTGAAGAATTTAAAAAAGACGAAAACAATGATTACGATTATGTTTTTATGCATTACATAAAAAAGAAAGAGATGTAAAATATGGAAAAAGTAAAAATCATTATTGATTCATCAAGCGATTTAACAAATGAAGAAATAAATAAATATGATGTCGAAGTTGTCCCATTGACTTTTAATATAGATGGACAAGAATATGATTATCAAAGTATGGATAATGACGAATATATACTACGTATACGTACTGCAAATGAATATTCTACAAGTCAACCGGCTATCGGTAAATTTTTAGAAGCATTTGAAAAATGGACTAATAGAGGGTATAAAATAATTGTTCTTACTATTTCTTCAGCATTAAGCGGAACTTACAATACGGCACTAGCTGCAGCTGCTGGTTTTGATAATATTGAAGTTGTTGATACTAAAACAACAACAAGAGGGATGGTTTATCTTTTAGATTCTTGTATTGAACAATTGAAAACTGGATTAGATATAAATACCATTTCTGAAAATTTACGTGAAAAAGCTAAGAATATTTTAACGTTTGTTACTATTGATAATCTAGACAATTTAGTAAAAGGTGGAAGACTTAGCAAGTCAGCAGCATTGATTGGTGGATTGCTTAATATAAAAGTTTTAACACAATTAAAAGAAACTGAACTTGTTGCAATAGATAAAGTAAGAGGGAAGAAAAAGTTAGTACACTCATTAATAAAACACATTAATGATGAAAAAGGTGATAAAAATATTAAACACATATGTCTCCCTAATACTTTGGCAGATGAGTATATTAAACTAATCAAAGAGGAATTGCAAGAAGAATATAATTATACAGTGAATGATAATGATATTTTTACGACTACACCAATAATTTCAACTCATACTGGTGAAAATGCAGTAGGTATTTTAATAGAATTAGTATAATCGGAGGATAAGATTATGACAAATTTTGATGAAACAAGATTATTTGATAACAATTTTTATGATAAAAATGATATTCATAGCATACTAAAAAATGTTGTGGAAACTATAAAGCAGCGTGGCTATGATCCTATTAATCAACTTATGGGATATATAAAAACAGGCGATCCTATATATATTCCGCGCGATAACCATGCAAGAGAACAAATAAGATTAATAGAAATAGATGATATATTAGAATACTTACTATACTTTTTTATACAGGAGTCATAAATGTTAGATAAAAGAATAATGGGCCTAGATTACGGTTCTAAAACTATTGGAGTTGCTGTTAGTGATTTATTAGGAATGACTGCACAAGGAGTAGAGACTATTAATATTAATGAGCAGGTAAAAGATTTTAAGATAAAACGTATAAAAGAACTAGTTAATGAATATAATATAGGCAAAATAGTTGTAGGTTTACCGAAAAACATGGATAATAGTATTGGGTTTAGAGGAGAAGCAACACTATATTTTGTGGAAGTTCTTAAGAAAAAAATAAAAAGTGTTGAAGTTATTTTGCAAGATGAACGTCTTACAACAATGGGGGCGGAAAGAGTACTTCTTGAAGCTAATGTTTCAAGA comes from the Gemella morbillorum genome and includes:
- the prmC gene encoding peptide chain release factor N(5)-glutamine methyltransferase; the protein is MNRRQAITKACLLLRRQAKEESLARFLLMYMLDEMREFNENLALELTEEDEQKYFQLINKHIKDDTPLSHLVGFEYFYDRKFKVTSDVLSPRMETEELVYKVIDYIRKNNLTNIKILDLCTGSGIIGITLKKELEEFDVKILASDISSRALTVAKENASSLEVDISFAESDLFSNIQDKFDIIVSNPPYIAHDDKKTIKENVLNYDPHLALFADEEGMYFYRNIIEKSRPYLNEKGIMFFEIGYDQKEKIITLGENNKFETVVYKDINGRDRIAVLKSQI
- a CDS encoding LexA family protein, whose protein sequence is MTTTFSIRFKQCLKEKNIKQAELARSTKITPSSISDWSKGKYVPKRDKLLAIAEYLSVNPDWLVGDCDNMFVEEHITSSSDEDSDEYIDNTSKLPILGTICAGDGVYIEEEYDEHIFIDQGMGADFALRVKGDSMIEAGIFDGDLVFIRQQSSVRNGKIAAVRLTEWNEASLKKIFVKNDNVILYPCNPDYEPIVTRNVEIIGECVGVYREL
- the gpmA gene encoding 2,3-diphosphoglycerate-dependent phosphoglycerate mutase, producing MKLVLTRHGESQWNLENRFTGWVDVDITDKGRQEAIKGGQTLKELGLTFDVAYTSYQKRAIKTLNLFLEELDLLWIPVYKSWRLNERHYGALQGLNKAETAEKYGDEQVHIWRRSFDVAPPQVDKNSDMYPGNIDRYKDIPEGEIPTGESLKLTIDRVLPYWESDISKQIKAGKNVLISAHGNSLRALIKYLLNISDEKILDLNLPTGTPLVFEIDENLNIISAPELF
- a CDS encoding SF1B family DNA helicase RecD2 encodes the protein MKNVEGYLSKIIFHNKENNYYILSIFLNDNYDFVDGDYLSVVGTFDDIDFIEDDLYSFKGQIVQHRKYGTQLSAIVAEPVIEKDKDAIVSYLSSSIFQGIGRKTAELIVDSLGVEALDKIYDDKTTLYDIKGIPTSRKDIIYNTIIANKQTQDIILKLNEYNLSNNLILKIYNFYKHNTLRTITENPYSLIKDIKGINFKTVDKIAEINNIEANDRERILYGFIYTVNTFCFSTGNTYIMKNALLYNTFNVLYSSRNIAVDKEDILNALTYCLDTGKLVELEEKIFLPEIYYSEYAIYNDIERRLDKQNSVDISDELLDKYIGEIEEELGIEYDIVQIAAIKNSIINNFSILTGGPGTGKTTIILAIIKVFQKLNNYSLSDLQDETKSILTLCAPTGKAAKRMAESTGLYASTIHKAIGWTVEDEDMEEFVSEKRIKSELIIIDETSMIDVFLMYNLLKIIHPDAKILLVGDNDQLPSIAPGNVLNDLINAQVIPTVKLNKVFRQSEHSSIINISHSIRNNIPFDILENFDDKEFLLATKNEVLDVITTTYDSILKESKKEKIQILAPIYKGGAGINEINKTIQTLFNQNELQVEYGDLIYKVDDRVMQLVNRPEDNIFNGDIGYVYDIFKEAGKIKIVIDYDDNFVTYEKQELNQITLSYACSIHKAQGSEFENVIIPFIDSYNFMLNKNLTYTAITRAKKKLILCGNPNVFYKSIEPTNTVIRQTALSTFFTNEKTKKINIELNEDYILTYKNLNTIDPMIGMNDIKPEDFI
- a CDS encoding APC family permease — protein: MNELKKTIGFMPAFMTVIGSVIGAGVFFKAAVIYKTTGTMSLGVLAWVLAGVITICAGLTVAELAASIPEVGGMVVWIEKTYGKTAAFLLGWAQSIIYFPAMIAALAVIFSTQVLSLLNLDKTWHIPIAFITAASLMFLNFLGGKTGGIIQTVATICKLIPLGAIIIFGLFQENSQPLQLFPIEAGKDISFVGGLGGALLAAMFAYEGWTNVGSMAGEMKNPKKDLPRAIFLGLAVVMAVYVLINIAYLMSLPLDRVAGNQTVASEVAAKLFGGLGGKILTIGILISVYGAINGFTMAGIRIPYAMALSDQIPFKHVWTKLNKSAIPVNSGLLLLVMSGIMMLTGSFDMLTDLLVFVMWFFYTATFFAVIILRKKDPDLERPYKVPLYPIIPMIAILGGLYTLISTLTSQITLALGGIGLTLIGLLFYTELHKKFKK
- a CDS encoding Nif3-like dinuclear metal center hexameric protein, translated to MITVRNVFDHLNKLADIKLAEKWDNVGLMLGDFNSEVKNVLVCLDVTTIVVNEAITNNIDLIISHHPLIFKPLKSLDFTVDFKSNIIKSLVKNDISVISFHTNLDSATYGLNDFLAKKLELKNIRILFEHETYKNAGLGRIGELSEEFTQKEFITYIKEKFNLETISAVLGNNDNIKTVALLGGSGADFIYTLPEVDIYLTGDVGYHVALDTLEMKKNIIDVGHFTEHLVKDLLLEYIGELSINVQKSKVEQSPFKTL
- the mntR gene encoding transcriptional regulator MntR, which translates into the protein MAKATPTMEDYIEVIYSLVKTKGYARSADIAEKLEVYPSTVTKMLKKLDAEGYIVYEKYRGIALTDIGKKMGEYALTRHELLEEFLLLIGVDKDKIYEEVEGIEHHFGRSSLEKIKELMDYLKKNNYKA
- a CDS encoding thymidylate synthase encodes the protein MADKEYLNLCKTILENGITKDDRTGVGTKSIFGYQMKFDLNKGFPLLTTKKINFNLVWSELLWFIKGDTNIKFLLENKNNIWNEWAFKKWIESEEYTGPDMTDFGHRVLKDKDFAEEYKKQMNIFKENILNDDNFSTKFGDLGNVYGKQWRNFNGIDQLKNVIEQIKINPLSRRLIVSAWNPSEVDTMALPPCHTMFQFYVSDGKLSCQLYQRSADVFLGVPFNIASYSLLTILIAKECGLEVGEFVHTLGDAHIYVNHFEQVKEQMSRDAFKLPSLRLNEFDSIFNLEISDVELIDYESHPFIKAPIAV
- a CDS encoding dihydrofolate reductase; this encodes MLSLIVAYDKNKSIGNENTIPWRLRADMLRVKALTTNQTIIMGRKTLDSIGRALPNRINRVLTKNPELLKDYNDIEIYTDDSILENTTTQKVFIFGGGTIYEKYFDKCDEMFITEVDTIVEADTKFPNFDENNWELISREEFKKDENNDYDYVFMHYIKKKEM
- a CDS encoding DegV family protein; the protein is MEKVKIIIDSSSDLTNEEINKYDVEVVPLTFNIDGQEYDYQSMDNDEYILRIRTANEYSTSQPAIGKFLEAFEKWTNRGYKIIVLTISSALSGTYNTALAAAAGFDNIEVVDTKTTTRGMVYLLDSCIEQLKTGLDINTISENLREKAKNILTFVTIDNLDNLVKGGRLSKSAALIGGLLNIKVLTQLKETELVAIDKVRGKKKLVHSLIKHINDEKGDKNIKHICLPNTLADEYIKLIKEELQEEYNYTVNDNDIFTTTPIISTHTGENAVGILIELV
- a CDS encoding IreB family regulatory phosphoprotein, whose amino-acid sequence is MTNFDETRLFDNNFYDKNDIHSILKNVVETIKQRGYDPINQLMGYIKTGDPIYIPRDNHAREQIRLIEIDDILEYLLYFFIQES
- the ruvX gene encoding Holliday junction resolvase RuvX, which produces MLDKRIMGLDYGSKTIGVAVSDLLGMTAQGVETININEQVKDFKIKRIKELVNEYNIGKIVVGLPKNMDNSIGFRGEATLYFVEVLKKKIKSVEVILQDERLTTMGAERVLLEANVSRKKRKDVIDKMAAVLILQTYLDKF